In Halalkalicoccus subterraneus, one DNA window encodes the following:
- a CDS encoding DUF7545 family protein, translated as MAPSVTFAIDGDDGSSDEVVVPTALLETLADGDETSAETLGDLAMLSAAQQVHAMLHHSPGEPDDDLRTIEEETMALFEDRFGVSFAEMTGHDH; from the coding sequence ATGGCTCCCTCAGTTACGTTCGCGATCGACGGCGACGACGGGTCGAGCGACGAGGTGGTCGTCCCGACCGCACTCCTCGAGACGCTCGCAGACGGCGATGAGACGTCCGCGGAAACTCTCGGCGACCTGGCGATGCTTTCGGCCGCCCAGCAGGTCCACGCGATGTTGCACCACTCGCCGGGCGAACCCGACGACGACCTCCGGACGATCGAGGAGGAAACGATGGCACTGTTCGAGGACCGGTTCGGCGTGTCCTTCGCCGAGATGACGGGACACGACCACTAA
- a CDS encoding PadR family transcriptional regulator → MDDLTGFQRDLLWAIAGLDEPHGLAIKDVIEEYYGSEVHHGRLYPNLDTLVEKGLVEKGEMDKRTNVYSVSKRGRRELESRREWERQFMDTEAEPTN, encoded by the coding sequence ATGGACGACCTGACCGGGTTTCAGCGGGATCTCCTGTGGGCAATCGCTGGACTCGATGAACCACACGGGCTTGCGATAAAGGACGTCATCGAGGAGTACTACGGCTCGGAGGTCCACCACGGGCGTCTGTATCCGAACCTCGATACCCTCGTCGAGAAGGGACTGGTCGAGAAAGGGGAGATGGACAAGCGAACGAACGTCTACTCGGTCTCCAAGCGTGGGCGTCGGGAACTCGAATCGCGACGCGAGTGGGAACGACAGTTCATGGACACGGAAGCCGAGCCGACCAACTGA
- a CDS encoding PadR family transcriptional regulator, whose translation MDDLTGFQRDLLYVIAGLDDPHGLAIKSTLEEYYDDEVHHGRLYPNLDTLCDKGLVEKGSLDRRTNVYALTARGRRELEARREWEIRYVPAE comes from the coding sequence ATGGATGACTTGACGGGATTTCAGCGGGACCTCCTGTACGTGATCGCCGGCCTCGACGATCCACACGGGCTGGCGATCAAGAGCACTCTCGAGGAGTACTACGACGACGAGGTCCACCACGGGCGACTCTACCCCAATCTGGACACGCTCTGTGATAAGGGACTGGTCGAAAAGGGATCCCTGGACCGACGGACCAACGTCTACGCCCTCACCGCCCGCGGCCGGCGAGAACTGGAGGCGCGACGGGAGTGGGAGATCCGGTACGTTCCAGCCGAATAG